Proteins encoded in a region of the Vicia villosa cultivar HV-30 ecotype Madison, WI linkage group LG5, Vvil1.0, whole genome shotgun sequence genome:
- the LOC131605963 gene encoding uncharacterized protein LOC131605963 has product MLRMFYIWDVGGALEIVVISRSYMSLGLEVARISALEVVAKEIFNIPLIEEVVEDKLVWDEEKNGDYSVRTGYKLWRNSRYFQPNCRVGGNWDSLWNIMVLPRVKHLLWRICIGCLTTIVDHHLQTFSDVKSIILDICSREDKKDAGRFAVVLESLWKNHNNIVWNNNREDISRIGTQAYYNWFDWFDAREIHVPNIVPQLPLVCIPPSEGWLKCNVDADFNSHYQTTNRGWCLRDNMGRFIIAGVAWDKGIMSPLEV; this is encoded by the exons ATGCTAAGGATGTTCTATATTTGGGATGTAGGTGGAGCATTAGAAATTGTAGTAATATCAAGGTCTTACATGAGCCTTGGCTTGGAGGTAGCAAGGATTTCCGCCTTAGAG GTTGTTGCGAAAGAAATCTTCAATATTCCCTTGATAGAGGAGGTAGTAGAGGATAAGCTGGTTTGGGACGAAGAGAAAAATGGGGACTATAGTGTTCGTACGGGTTATAAACTCTGGAGGAATTCTCGTTATTTTCAACCAAATTGTAGAGTGGGTGGCAATTGGGATAGTTTGTGGAATATTATGGTGCTACCTAGAGTTAAACATCTCCTTTGGAGAATTTGTATAGGCT GTTTAACTACTATTGTTGATCACCATTTACAAACTTTTAGTGATGTTAAGTCTATTATCCTTGATATTTGTAGTCGAGAAGATAAGAAAGACGCGGGTCGTTTTGCTGTAGTGTTAGAGAGTCTTTGGAAGAACCATAATAATATTGTTTGGAATAATAATAGGGAGGATATTTCTAGAATTGGTACTCAAGCTTATTATAATTGGTTTGATTGGTTTGATGCTCGTGAAATTCATGTTCCGAACATTGTTCCTCAACTCCCGTTGGTTTGCATTCCCCCATCTGAAGGGTGGTTGAAGTGTAATGTTGATGCCGATTTTAATAGCCACTATCAGACTACAAATAGGGGTTGGTGTCTTCGAGACAATATGGGAAGATTTATCATTGCAGGTGTAGCATGGGATAAAGGCATTATGTCTCCTTTAGAAGTTTAA